One window of the Eucalyptus grandis isolate ANBG69807.140 chromosome 8, ASM1654582v1, whole genome shotgun sequence genome contains the following:
- the LOC120286866 gene encoding glutamine--fructose-6-phosphate aminotransferase [isomerizing]-like, with protein MEIASDLLDGQGPIYREDTAVFVSQSGETADTLHALEYALQNGALCVGITNTVGSAIASNTHCGGVHINAGAEIGVASTNVREYLLTFCCRNGPLFFKVTIMPQMLQLCLFVEHVESLKFLRWRTVFNL; from the exons ATGGAAATTGCAAGTGATCTTTTGGATGGTCAAGGCCCAATTTATAGAGAAGATACAGCAGTATTTGTCAGTCAGTCTGGTGAAACAGCAGATACCTTACATGCACTGGAATATGCTCTCCAGAATGGTGCATTATGTGTAGGAATTACTAATACTGTTGGCAGTGCAATTGCCAGCAATACACATTGTGGTGGTGTCCATATAAATGCTGGTGCTGAGATAGGTGTGGCAAGCACCAACGTGAGAGAGTACCTTTTAACATTCTGTTGCAGAAATGGTCCTCTcttcttcaag GTTACAATTATGCCACAGATGCTGCAGCTGTGTCTCTTTGTGGAGCATGTAGAGTCATTGAAGTTCCTCAGGTGGCGGACTGTCTTCAACCTGTAG